One genomic region from Haloprofundus salinisoli encodes:
- a CDS encoding extracellular solute-binding protein: MVDADSHDKSKRRSSVSRRRFVQAAGASGVAMGLAGCIQSQDDGGNGNGNGNGSGGGGNSEQLDPGSVNNDVTIQWAADSRVADNSDRIIEALRSAGMPDNISIDILGGSQVTDDRENQYQTWLNSGQEEPTLLMTDSGWTIPFIVRDQLQNLGQSLPSDMVSTVNNNYFQASVETAKHPDSGDLYAIPLFPDFPTVQYRKDLVTQAGYDPEGNNWATESMTWKDFNSMIADVVQQNDDVQMGFNFQAASYEGLSCCDFNEFITGWGGAYFGDHSNLFGPVGDRPITVNEEPVLQSIRMIRTFIHGQNDEHSLDGYQRISPEAVLQWQEDPSKAPFDNGNAVALRNWPYSIVENGAEENYGEDLGVMPIPYAVTPDEAEYEGAGGPSAALGGWHISMNPNSSTEKKNAAAAVIQAMMTDDFNLAMFEILGWIPPKPELLNSDRASNVPVIGRYLDSLKVAGENAVPRPVTAVWSQQSDQIAQEVNATYSQGKSPEDAMSSLQSTLEQIEQNA; the protein is encoded by the coding sequence ATGGTCGATGCTGACTCACATGATAAGTCGAAGCGGCGAAGTAGTGTATCCCGACGACGATTCGTACAGGCTGCCGGCGCTTCCGGCGTCGCAATGGGTCTCGCCGGATGTATCCAGAGCCAGGACGACGGTGGCAACGGTAACGGCAACGGAAACGGCAGCGGGGGCGGCGGCAACAGCGAACAGTTAGATCCCGGGTCGGTAAACAACGACGTCACCATCCAGTGGGCGGCGGACTCGCGCGTCGCGGACAACTCAGACCGTATCATCGAAGCGCTCCGGAGCGCCGGCATGCCGGATAACATCTCCATCGACATCCTCGGTGGCTCGCAGGTGACCGACGACCGGGAGAACCAGTATCAGACGTGGCTCAACTCCGGTCAGGAGGAGCCGACGCTCCTGATGACCGACAGCGGGTGGACGATTCCGTTCATCGTCCGCGACCAGCTACAGAACCTCGGCCAGTCGTTGCCGAGCGATATGGTTTCGACGGTCAACAATAACTACTTCCAAGCCAGCGTCGAAACCGCGAAACATCCCGACTCGGGCGACCTCTACGCGATTCCGCTGTTCCCGGACTTCCCGACGGTTCAGTACCGGAAGGACCTCGTCACGCAGGCCGGCTACGACCCCGAAGGCAACAACTGGGCGACGGAGTCGATGACGTGGAAGGACTTCAACAGCATGATCGCCGACGTCGTCCAACAGAACGACGACGTCCAGATGGGCTTTAACTTCCAGGCGGCGTCCTACGAGGGCCTGTCGTGCTGTGACTTCAACGAGTTCATCACCGGTTGGGGCGGCGCGTACTTCGGCGACCACAGCAACCTGTTCGGTCCGGTCGGCGACCGTCCCATCACGGTCAACGAGGAGCCGGTCCTGCAGTCCATTCGGATGATTCGGACGTTCATCCACGGGCAGAACGACGAGCACTCGCTCGACGGCTACCAGCGGATCTCGCCCGAGGCCGTCCTCCAGTGGCAGGAAGACCCCTCGAAGGCGCCGTTCGACAACGGCAACGCCGTCGCGCTGCGCAACTGGCCGTACTCCATCGTCGAGAACGGCGCGGAGGAGAACTACGGCGAGGACCTCGGCGTGATGCCGATTCCGTACGCGGTGACGCCGGACGAAGCCGAGTACGAGGGTGCCGGCGGCCCGTCCGCCGCGCTCGGCGGCTGGCACATCTCGATGAACCCCAACTCGAGCACCGAGAAGAAGAACGCCGCCGCGGCCGTCATCCAGGCGATGATGACCGACGACTTCAACCTCGCCATGTTCGAGATTCTCGGGTGGATCCCGCCGAAGCCGGAGCTGCTCAACTCGGACCGCGCGTCGAACGTGCCGGTCATCGGCCGCTACCTCGACTCGCTGAAGGTGGCCGGCGAGAACGCGGTGCCGCGTCCGGTCACGGCCGTCTGGTCCCAGCAGTCCGACCAGATCGCCCAAGAGGTCAACGCGACCTACTCGCAGGGCAAATCGCCCGAAGACGCGATGTCGAGTCTGCAGTCCACGCTGGAGCAGATCGAACAGAACGCCTAA